Genomic DNA from Torulaspora delbrueckii CBS 1146 chromosome 8, complete genome:
CAGAATACAGCCTGAGTGACGAAAGATAATGTACGACCTCTAGTCTCTTCTCTGTCACCAATTGTCTCGGCATCGATGATCACAACTTTTATCTTTCTTTCAGCAACGGCCTTGAAAAAAGACTCGTTGATACCTAAGGTCTTCACGTAAGTTTCACCACATTTCATATCTTGGTCATTCAAGgatttttgagaaataaCCAAGATGGTACCTTGTTCCTTGACAGTAGCAGCCACTTGCAAAGAGTCCAACAGGGCAATGTTTTCTACGATTGCGACATCTGCTTGGTCGATGTTCGATACGGTGGTTCTGTTAGAGGCTGGCGCAACAGTAAACTGAGCCTGGAAAGTACCAGCGTTCGTGATGTTATCAAATTTCgttctcaaagaaactgTTTGACCGTCAATCAATGACAAAGCATGAACGAGTCGGGAAGACAAATCGATGTTGGCACTCTTATCAGAAGACCAGTAGATGAAACTTTTGGCCTCAGACTTTTCCTCGTTGAAGTTGGAATTTGGCACGAAACCGGCAACAACTTGCTCAACTGCAGCTGGCGACCAGATGAAGTttggttgaaaaatgtaTTCAGAGACGTTTACTGAGTAGTTGCCGTGGTAAAATAAGGCAGCAGAAActtgtctcttcaacaaagaaggagCAGTGCCGTCCAGGGATTGACCAATGACCACAACTCTCTTGGCAGTCTTTGGAATCTGGGCAGCAAATCTTTCCATGTCAAATGGTAGAGGTACACGAACGGAGACTAAAGCTGTCTTAGAGTCGTTAGCTTCCAAGGCATCATTGAATAACTGGCTCTCAAGAGAACCATAAGTGACAAAGACGGTTTCGGCATCAACAGCACCGGTATAATGAAAGTTGTGCAATTTCAACCCGGTTGTCTCGTTGAAAGTATCCAAGACATCTTCGAAGGAGGCATCTACAGGCAACAATTTCTCTATTTTGGTCAACGATTCTTTCTGTGGCAGCTTTTCTCTGATTTCAGAGATCGACTTGGCGTAGCTGACACCATCAAACAAGTTAATCGCACCCTTCTTCTGACCAAACTTTGCCAAAGCTAGAGCCAAAAGAGCGACAGACTGAGCTTCATCTGAAGAGACTGGAGTCACCACAGGGAACCCCAACTTGACTGCGGCTTCCAATGGTGTAACGTAATCACTTCCAATGGCTCCGGTCTTTTCGTCATAGTTCAAAGAACCGacattgaacaagaaagagcttTCACTTCCCTTGGCTTGTTGGAAAGAATCAACAAAATATGGTAAAGCATAGCCTGGAGCCACAATACCAGTAACATCAGATGAATTACGAGAATATCCCAAAGGTGCCAGACCTGCACCTACTCTAAGATCCACTTCTTGGAAGTAAACGTCATTGGTACTTCTCTTGATccattttttcaaactgACATCCAGTAAATCTGGTTCAGAGAAAGTCTTGTAGCTAAAAatcgtcttcaaattattGTACAGAACAGACGAAATCGCAGCAGTAGGACTACCATAAGTAGGTAATTTTGTTGGATCTGTGGGCTCATCAAATGGATTAGTCAAGTAAGAAACCGGCatctttttcttgattAAATGACCAGCAACCCCTCGTTAGTGaacttgaacaattgattTAGCAATCATAAAACCATCAAACATTCTTATATGGTTAGATCTATCCATTGATCGactgcttctttcaatgctcGTCGAGCcagtttgaaattttggccACAACTGTGGGACCAACCACACGTGACTTTAAATATCATGTGACTTTGAACGAATTGCCTCGGCGGCTATTCGTTCCCAGGATAATACCGATTTTGATGAGCTTTTTTATCTGTTTAGCTGACTTCTTCTCCTATTTACTGCTATAAATTCTCCTTCAGGAGCATGTCCATGTGGTACTGTAAAGTGCGGGCCTTTTCTCTGACTGACAGCGACTCGTCGAAAACATTTTGCTTCACCAGGTCGTATATGCCCATATCGACTAATTTCTTACACCTCTTGATTGCTGCACTGTTGGCTGCCCTGCTTAAATCGGTTGTGGAGGACGATCCGTGAACAAATTCGTTACCCTCGtcgtcgtcatcatcgtcagGGTCGttattattttcttcatcttcgtcgtcttcttcttcatcatttaTCATACTCTCATTGATGTCTCCTTCGCCAGCAAAGGGTGACATGGGGCTTTGGTTGCTACCTGCTTCATCTTTCTGCGAAGGGGCGTAGCCTTCGAGTGCATATTGAGTGTAGTTAGAGATGGTCGAGTTCCACAATAGATTGTTTAGTACCCATAAGCTTGCCAGCTTTAGTTTGCTATCGTTACCATAACGTTCGACCTTTTGCCGGGTCTCGGACAGTATGTCACCGAGAAGGCTTAGGATCTCGTCCTGTTCTATGACCAGttctttcttgttttcATTGACCGCAGCTAAATTAACGATTATGTAGAGCACACCTTCCAAAGTCTTCCTTTGAATGATATCAGTGGGGTCAATGAGTTTGATCTTCCTGGCTaggaattgaaaaaggtATGTCGTTCCACGACCAATTCGAGCAGACGTCTTTGGATCGTTTTCAAACTTTATGTCCTTGAACTTCTCCAGAAGGATGTTCACCACTTTTCTAGAGTTACATGTTAGGTTTCTTATTAGTTGGAAACATTGCTCTTGTACCGGCCAGCTTGGATCATTGATATACTCTAGAATTGTAGACATCGGAATTTTCGAGAGAAGATCCAACTTCTCTGCATTTTGACAATTGTACATCAGGTGTCTGAGTACCCAAAGGGCATTGGTTTTGACCGCGTTCGCCTTGAACTCATGAATAGCGGAGAGGCATGTACCTATTGTGggcttcaaaatttctccCGTAATGTCAACGATACCATTACTCAACATGAACGATTGTAAGTTGGAGAACTCCACGACAAAGTTACAAATACAGCCGAGTGTGATGCCCATGACGTCTATTTCAGCGCTTAAAAATTCTTTGCCAGCAAAGCCACATTCCTGAGTGACTTGATAAGTGGTCTGCAAGAGTTCAAGTAACAATTCTGCTAATTTGTTCCTCTTTAGCGACGTACGTAACGCTGAGACACTCCTAGAGAATGATTTCAATAGCAGTAACCAAGCGACAACCAACTGGCTATCATAAAGAGGCGGTAACATCTCTGCTTTATCACATGAGTCCATGATAACCTGTTTGTGTGATAAGAAATCTTTCAGTAGCTTTAAATGTGTCTCCATGCCAAATTCCAGATGATGCAGAAGGGATTTTTGTTCCAGCAACAAGGATCTGTATAGCTCGTCATATGCGGCAAATGATGCACATAGTTTAATGAACTTCGTTGTAGATCTTAAAGAAGACCTGCTTTGTTGCTTTAGCGACAGACAGTCAGCGAAAAGCGTCAGTAATCCATACATTATATTCGTTTTTGATAAGAAGATGATCACTGGATTGTCCAGAGGTTCATGCATATGGTATAATTCGATCAGGGAATCTAAAGTGTCGAATGGGTCGAACCACCAGGGCAAAGGCTGATAATTGAGGCAGTCAACCAAGTAAGGTAAAATCTGCTTCACACGTTGTTTCTGATCCCAAGTGTTATGGTCGACGAAATAGGGATGGGTTAAGAAAGCCAACGCCGAACATCTGAGGTTGATGTCTCCGCTCTTCAACATACTGGTGACAAAAGTGCAAAAATGTGAATCTTGCCACAAAGACAACATGTTATTGTATGAGTAGTGTTCCGCTTCCGTTGGTGTGGAATAGAGTGCTAAACCCAACGAAATCAACCTACGATccattgaattttgtaTGTTCACAGCATTGGGCACCGTGTTATTCATCTCGATGCCCTTATTACTGAGCGGATCATATCTAGCAGCCGCTGAAGACGTCTTAGCAATCTTGATACGGATAGCATAACTAAAATGGAGTTCATACGAATATTTGTCGACAATCTGTTTTAATAAACCTTCCAAATGACATAACAATTCGGGGTCTAAGGAGTCCTTCTCAATCAGGAAAAAGTTTGATAGCTCTGTTATCGTTGCCAAATCTTTTAGATacatttcttcatcatcttgcCTACCACCTAGAGATCGGCTTATCAAATGAACGAATCCCTCCTGCAAAGAAGCCATATAAGGGTAAACACATGGAGGGCAGAAATTTACACACAGGTTGATAAGCCTGACGTACTTGTAATTGATTAGAGGATCATTTGCCACTAGATCGCTCGCTAGCGTTCTCTCATCATAAATTTTAGCGACCATATCGATGTATAATTCCCCTAATTCATCTCTAATGTACTCATCCAGATGTAATACAGTAAAGAGAATATCCAGTTTCACGTCCTGTAACGAAGAAAGCACTCCAAAATCAACTAGTTCATCCAGGAACTCCGGCGAAGCAGATGTGAGCAGTTCGACTTTTGCAAGCTGATCGCCAACTAACGAATCACAGAGCTTCCTTAGCTCTTCCCTGGTGGCACCCATTTCAGATATACTGATGCGCAGTCCCACACGATCTTCTTACGACCTTCAGGACTGGTTAAGAGTGTCTGTCTTATCGAAGTGGCCATATCCCTTTGTAGGCTCCAAGCTAACCGTCATGGAGTACGACTTCCCTTGTATAGGCTATAGACTGCTAATCTGATTGAAAGACCTCTCTGGGTTTTCAAGTGccctcatcttcaattacTTAAGATATAATGATGCCCAAGATGAGCTTTACGGCACATCTGATCCTAGTCTCCTTGTTCTATGCTGAAGCGGTATAAAATTCAATTAACTTGACTAAAATTTAACTGAAAAATGACATAGAGGGAGAACTTGCAAGATAACCTGCAAAAGGTAGCGGTCATGAATTGTATTATTGATTTTTACAGAGCCAATTTGAAACCTCTGGTTGCCCAATATGCGCCGGATGACTCAGAAGTCTCTAGCACTCTCTACATGACCGGTGCAGCTGCGATCATCGTAACAGCCATTATCTGGAGAAGTCTTGGAATTAGCTCAAGCAACCGTATTAAACGCCAGcaggccaagaagaaggactCGAAGCACAAGAAGGACGTGAAACTAGAGCCATTGacttttgagaagaagatcgatAATGTTCGCTTGAGATTCAACAAAGAGTACAAACCAGGTATAGACCAACTTCTGGAGAATTACGACCCCGCAGATAAGGATAAGGTTTATCAACGTAACTTTTACAATGAAATGCTGCTGAAACTACTAATTGAGTTGGACGGCGTTGAACTTGTCGAGGTACAGGGCGAGAGAAAGATCGCATTGAAGGAACAGCGTAAAGGTGTTATCAGAGAGATTCAGACACACTTAAAGACGCTAGACAAATTAATATAAGACGTAGCTACATAATGCCAGACCAATGCTGATATGTTTTACCATCAAGACTGTTTTATGTGAGGCTAACTTTCCGTCGTGTAATTTTCCGCTTTGAGTATTAACAATATAATGAAGACTAGCTGGTGAATGGCTTGACTTGAAACGGTGCTACCGCTACCATTAGCGACTGGCATTGCTCGAGTGAGGTATTCTTGTTATATAAAAGTACATGGTTGCAACCATGAGGATATTTTTCTTCGGAGTTATTCTCTTGGTTGGACCTTTTCTAAAATAAAAGTCTCGATGATATTATTCAGATTCGCTTATATCACTTTAATaaccaacttcttcatttcgTTAGTTTATTCCACTCCTACATCGGTTCTGAAGTATAGTGCAGGTCATTTACATATACCGATTAAAAAGGTGGATAACTTATCGAAGAGAAAGCTCCAACGGCGTAAAAGTACTGAGATCGACTTACAGCATGAATCAGGAATTTATTACTCAGCGATACTTGAAATAGGTACTTCCCATCAAGAATTACCGGTTCTGTTTGACAGTGGATCCTCTGATATGTGGGTCTCTAGTTCTTCTAATCCCTACTGTCTCGAAAGCGAGGGATACGTCAATCAGACATATAATGGTGAGACAGTTACTCCTTTTATTGATTGTAAAGCTCTGGGGACTTTTGATTACAAtggttcatcatcattcgaACGGTTAGATATCGGACGCTTTTACATCAAATATAGCGATGAATCTTTTGCAGATGGATTTTGGgccaaagaaaaattgcGTCTCAATGGAATCGATATCTCAACCTTACAATTCGGTGTAGCAGATTACGCGACTGTGCCTGTTGGGGGTGTCCTGGGAATAGGTTTTCCTAGAAGGGAATCAGTTAAAGGGTATGATGATGCACCAAATGAATTCTACCCAAACTTCCCTCAAGTACTCAAAAATGAAGGTGTCATCGGTGTGGCTGCTTACTCTATGTTTCTAAATGAAGTAAGCTCAGATGCAGGATCCATACTATTTGGTGCAGTCGATCCAACAAAATACACCGGATCTCTTTATACTTTTCCAATGGTAAATGAGTATCCCAATGTGGTTGACAAGCCAGCAACTTTGGCAATGACATTACAAGCTCTTGGTGCTAAGAGCGACAGCAGTTGCAAATACAAAACTTTCACAACTACTAAACAAGCAGTGCTGTTGGACTCTGGTACCACACTGATGACTGCTCCACCAGAGATTGCCGAAGAAATGGCATTCTTTTGTTGGGGGCCGACGTATAATGAGAGCGAGGGTATCTTTTACTTCGACTGTCCTtccgatgatgatgacacAGAGTTCATATTTGACTTTGGAGACTTGAAGATCACTTTACCGCTGGCGAGCCTGGTTATATCGTCATCCGGGGACGGACACTGTGGATTTGGCTTGACACCTGCTTCTTATTCCATGACCTTGGGAGCTATTTTCCTCTCCTCTGCATATGTGGTTTATGACTTGGATAATTACCAAATATCAATAGCTCAGGCAAAATGGGATGGCAATCCCTCACAAAAGAGCCGCGTGAGAATCCCTAAAGATGGTACAATTTATGGGGCAACCAAGGCCACTGCCACTCCATGGACTACCGATGAGCCGGTAAAAGTGGACTATGACATGTTTGAAGATCATTCCTCATGCATAGCTTCGCAAAACGAAACAAATCAAACATCAAGTGagtcaagctcttcaatgacatcCCCCGTCAACTCTACCTCGTTATCATTGCAGGTCTCTGTGACG
This window encodes:
- the MET10 gene encoding sulfite reductase subunit alpha (similar to Saccharomyces cerevisiae MET10 (YFR030W); ancestral locus Anc_7.185), with the translated sequence MPVSYLTNPFDEPTDPTKLPTYGSPTAAISSVLYNNLKTIFSYKTFSEPDLLDVSLKKWIKRSTNDVYFQEVDLRVGAGLAPLGYSRNSSDVTGIVAPGYALPYFVDSFQQAKGSESSFLFNVGSLNYDEKTGAIGSDYVTPLEAAVKLGFPVVTPVSSDEAQSVALLALALAKFGQKKGAINLFDGVSYAKSISEIREKLPQKESLTKIEKLLPVDASFEDVLDTFNETTGLKLHNFHYTGAVDAETVFVTYGSLESQLFNDALEANDSKTALVSVRVPLPFDMERFAAQIPKTAKRVVVIGQSLDGTAPSLLKRQVSAALFYHGNYSVNVSEYIFQPNFIWSPAAVEQVVAGFVPNSNFNEEKSEAKSFIYWSSDKSANIDLSSRLVHALSLIDGQTVSLRTKFDNITNAGTFQAQFTVAPASNRTTVSNIDQADVAIVENIALLDSLQVAATVKEQGTILVISQKSLNDQDMKCGETYVKTLGINESFFKAVAERKIKVVIIDAETIGDREETRGRTLSFVTQAVFWKYAFGHDVAESVRRIWSSAGPDIELLAAVLSDTITTALENGVKEVPAEAFNDIIKDVKETEKKEEPILELPIFVTETSFGPNTSQIEEVPEAEVGKITDITKKLVFSEAYGVDRKLRPDLPVKNYVVKVKENRRVTPSDYDRYIFHIEFDISGTGMTYDIGEALGVHARNNEAQVKKFLATYGLNENDIVLVPNKDDSGVLESRTVLQAFVENLDIFGKPPKKFYESLIEFATNEDEKKKLEDLVSATGAVELKRFQDVEYYSYADVFELFPSVRPQLEDLVTIIAPLKRREYSIASSQKVHKNEVHLLIVVVDWVDNKGRKRFGQASKYLSDLAVGSELVVSVKPSVMKLPPNPEQPVIMSGLGTGLAPFKAIVEEKLWQKQQGYDIGQVFLYLGSRHKREEYLYGELWEAYKDAGIITHIGAAFSRDQPQKIYIQDRIKENLKELKVAMIDQVGSFYLCGPTWPVPDITQALQDILAADAKERGVKIDLDAEIEELKETSRYILEVY
- the VID28 gene encoding glucose-induced degradation complex subunit VID28 (similar to Saccharomyces cerevisiae VID28 (YIL017C); ancestral locus Anc_7.184), with translation MGATREELRKLCDSLVGDQLAKVELLTSASPEFLDELVDFGVLSSLQDVKLDILFTVLHLDEYIRDELGELYIDMVAKIYDERTLASDLVANDPLINYKYVRLINLCVNFCPPCVYPYMASLQEGFVHLISRSLGGRQDDEEMYLKDLATITELSNFFLIEKDSLDPELLCHLEGLLKQIVDKYSYELHFSYAIRIKIAKTSSAAARYDPLSNKGIEMNNTVPNAVNIQNSMDRRLISLGLALYSTPTEAEHYSYNNMLSLWQDSHFCTFVTSMLKSGDINLRCSALAFLTHPYFVDHNTWDQKQRVKQILPYLVDCLNYQPLPWWFDPFDTLDSLIELYHMHEPLDNPVIIFLSKTNIMYGLLTLFADCLSLKQQSRSSLRSTTKFIKLCASFAAYDELYRSLLLEQKSLLHHLEFGMETHLKLLKDFLSHKQVIMDSCDKAEMLPPLYDSQLVVAWLLLLKSFSRSVSALRTSLKRNKLAELLLELLQTTYQVTQECGFAGKEFLSAEIDVMGITLGCICNFVVEFSNLQSFMLSNGIVDITGEILKPTIGTCLSAIHEFKANAVKTNALWVLRHLMYNCQNAEKLDLLSKIPMSTILEYINDPSWPVQEQCFQLIRNLTCNSRKVVNILLEKFKDIKFENDPKTSARIGRGTTYLFQFLARKIKLIDPTDIIQRKTLEGVLYIIVNLAAVNENKKELVIEQDEILSLLGDILSETRQKVERYGNDSKLKLASLWVLNNLLWNSTISNYTQYALEGYAPSQKDEAGSNQSPMSPFAGEGDINESMINDEEEDDEDEENNNDPDDDDDDEGNEFVHGSSSTTDLSRAANSAAIKRCKKLVDMGIYDLVKQNVFDESLSVREKARTLQYHMDMLLKENL
- the SNL1 gene encoding Snl1p (similar to Saccharomyces cerevisiae SNL1 (YIL016W); ancestral locus Anc_7.183), whose protein sequence is MNCIIDFYRANLKPLVAQYAPDDSEVSSTLYMTGAAAIIVTAIIWRSLGISSSNRIKRQQAKKKDSKHKKDVKLEPLTFEKKIDNVRLRFNKEYKPGIDQLLENYDPADKDKVYQRNFYNEMLLKLLIELDGVELVEVQGERKIALKEQRKGVIREIQTHLKTLDKLI
- the BAR1 gene encoding aspartyl protease BAR1 (similar to Saccharomyces cerevisiae BAR1 (YIL015W); ancestral locus Anc_7.182) → MILFRFAYITLITNFFISLVYSTPTSVLKYSAGHLHIPIKKVDNLSKRKLQRRKSTEIDLQHESGIYYSAILEIGTSHQELPVLFDSGSSDMWVSSSSNPYCLESEGYVNQTYNGETVTPFIDCKALGTFDYNGSSSFERLDIGRFYIKYSDESFADGFWAKEKLRLNGIDISTLQFGVADYATVPVGGVLGIGFPRRESVKGYDDAPNEFYPNFPQVLKNEGVIGVAAYSMFLNEVSSDAGSILFGAVDPTKYTGSLYTFPMVNEYPNVVDKPATLAMTLQALGAKSDSSCKYKTFTTTKQAVLLDSGTTLMTAPPEIAEEMAFFCWGPTYNESEGIFYFDCPSDDDDTEFIFDFGDLKITLPLASLVISSSGDGHCGFGLTPASYSMTLGAIFLSSAYVVYDLDNYQISIAQAKWDGNPSQKSRVRIPKDGTIYGATKATATPWTTDEPVKVDYDMFEDHSSCIASQNETNQTSSESSSSMTSPVNSTSLSLQVSVTSTTADSQPTADQTSTTLDAEPSSIVFPDDNKAVTIVVTATTTVASSNMCQCTF